A genomic window from Xyrauchen texanus isolate HMW12.3.18 chromosome 15, RBS_HiC_50CHRs, whole genome shotgun sequence includes:
- the decr1 gene encoding 2,4-dienoyl-CoA reductase, mitochondrial, whose amino-acid sequence MVLLKGFVMLNRYLTPKKLFTQARLFGNGTNTLYQSSQAGFFPPLEGAMLLPGTFKNKVAFITGGGTGLGKGMTTTLSSLGAQCVIASRKLDVLKKTAEEISQQTGNKVHAVQCDVRDPASVEAAVNQFVSDVGLPDVVINNAAGNFISPSEKLSPNAWKTITDIVLNGTAYVTLDIGKRLIKAEKGAAFLAITTIYAESGSGFVVPSAAAKSGVETLCKSLAAEWGRYGIRFNVIQPGPIKTKGAFSRLDPTGMFEESMINRIPTGRLGTQGEIANLAAYLCSDYASWVSGAVIRMDGGEYVSMAGEFNDLKKVTKEQWAMLESMIRSTKGS is encoded by the exons ATGGTGCTACTCAAAGGGTTTGTCATGTTAAACAGATATTTAACTCCGAAGAAGCTTTTCACGCAAGCAAGG TTATTTGGAAATGGGACAAACACTTTATACCAGAGTAGTCAGGCTGGATTCTTCCCACCTCTTGAAGGTGCAATGCTTCTCCCTGGAACGTTCAAAAACAAAGTGGCCTTCATTACTGGAGGAGGCACTGGGCTGGGAAAAGGCATGACCACTACTCTCTCTTCTTTGGGAGCACAGTGTGTGATTGCCAGCAG AAAACTGGACGTTTTAAAGAAAACAGCTGAGGAAATCTCTCAACAGACAGGAAACAAG GTCCATGCTGTCCAGTGTGATGTGAGGGACCCTGCCTCAGTGGAGGCTGCTGTTAATCAGTTTGTCAGTGATGTTGGTCTGCCTGAT GTggtgataaacaatgctgcaggaAATTTCATCTCTCCCTCTGAGAAGCTCTCCCCCAATGCATGGAAAACCATTACAGACATAGTGTTGAACGGCACTGCCTATGTCACACTGGACATCGGAAAGCGTCTCATCAAAGCTGAGAAAG GTGCTGCATTTCTGGCCATCACCACAATCTACGCTGAAAGTGGCTCTGGATTTGTTGTGCCGAGCGCTGCAGCTAAATCTGGCGTAGAGACGTTGTGCAA GTCTCTTGCAGCAGAGTGGGGCAGATACGGCATAAGATTTAACGTTATTCAGCCAGGACCAATCAAAACCAAg GGAGCATTTAGCAGGCTGGATCCCACTGGAATGTTCGAGGAGTCGATGATCAATAGAATACCCACGGGTCGTCTGGGAACGCAAGGAGAGATCGCCAACCTTGCTGCCTACCTCTGCAGTGATTACGCCAGCTGGGTGTCAGGCGCG GTCATCAGAATGGATGGGGGTGAATATGTCTCTATGGCTGGAGAGTTTAATGATCTGAAAAAG GTCACAAAGGAGCAGTGGGCCATGTTGGAGTCAATGATCAGAAGCACAAAGGGATCATAA